In a genomic window of Holophagaceae bacterium:
- the miaB gene encoding tRNA (N6-isopentenyl adenosine(37)-C2)-methylthiotransferase MiaB: MKFHIQTWGCQMNDHDGERLSGLLLKEGFTQVPEADEADLVLLNTCSIREKAVHKVFSVLGRLREEKKKRDVLIGVTGCLAQQEQAALFRRAPHIDFVLGTMALSQLPRLVEKAKSGKKQVMDTGEYPDNHLFPPEVARRRSTAKALVTIIEGCNHACTYCIVPTTRGVERNRPWQDIVGEVRGVVANGYREVELLGQNVNSFNGGCSFAELLDRVSEVEGLEWIRFTTSHPMNFTKELARVLVTNPKVAPFLHLPVQSGSNAMLRRMLREYTVEQYLERLGYLGEGRTKLGLSTDFIVGFPGETDEDFEATVELLETVKFDSSFSFIYSPRPGTAALRLKDDIPASVKSGRLQRLQKRQLELAKESNLRFVGRRVQTRVESHGATPEGYWMGRTGDWRNVHIQAGAGRILPFGELVEVDVTMAGPHYLGAEIA; this comes from the coding sequence ATGAAATTCCATATCCAGACCTGGGGATGCCAGATGAACGACCACGACGGCGAAAGGCTGTCGGGCCTGCTATTAAAAGAGGGTTTCACCCAAGTCCCCGAGGCAGACGAGGCGGATCTGGTGCTCCTGAACACCTGCTCCATCCGGGAAAAAGCGGTCCACAAGGTCTTTTCAGTGCTGGGCCGATTGCGGGAGGAGAAGAAGAAACGGGACGTGCTCATCGGCGTAACGGGGTGCCTGGCTCAGCAGGAGCAGGCGGCGCTGTTCCGGCGGGCACCGCACATCGACTTCGTGCTGGGCACCATGGCCTTGAGCCAATTGCCGCGGTTGGTGGAAAAGGCCAAGTCCGGAAAAAAGCAGGTCATGGATACGGGGGAATATCCCGACAACCACCTATTCCCGCCCGAGGTCGCCAGGCGCCGGAGCACCGCCAAGGCGCTCGTGACCATCATCGAAGGCTGCAATCACGCCTGCACCTACTGCATCGTTCCCACCACCCGCGGGGTGGAGCGCAACCGCCCCTGGCAGGACATCGTGGGCGAAGTCCGCGGCGTCGTGGCAAACGGCTACCGGGAAGTGGAATTGCTGGGCCAGAATGTCAACTCGTTCAATGGCGGATGCAGCTTCGCGGAACTGCTGGACCGGGTTTCGGAGGTGGAAGGGCTGGAGTGGATCCGTTTCACCACGAGCCACCCCATGAATTTCACGAAAGAATTGGCCAGGGTTCTCGTGACGAACCCGAAAGTCGCGCCCTTCCTGCATCTGCCTGTGCAAAGCGGGTCCAATGCGATGCTCCGCCGGATGCTCCGGGAATACACGGTGGAGCAGTATCTGGAGCGCCTGGGCTACCTCGGCGAGGGCCGGACCAAGCTCGGCCTCAGCACGGATTTCATCGTAGGTTTCCCTGGCGAGACCGACGAGGATTTCGAGGCCACCGTGGAACTGCTCGAAACGGTGAAATTCGATTCCTCCTTCAGTTTCATCTACAGCCCCCGGCCAGGCACCGCCGCGCTCAGGCTGAAGGACGACATTCCCGCCAGCGTGAAATCCGGGCGGTTGCAGCGGCTTCAAAAACGGCAACTGGAGCTGGCCAAGGAGAGCAACCTGCGATTTGTCGGCCGAAGGGTGCAAACCCGGGTCGAAAGCCATGGCGCAACCCCTGAGGGGTATTGGATGGGCCGCACGGGAGATTGGAGAAACGTCCATATTCAGGCTGGAGCAGGCCGGATATTGCCGTTTGGAGAGCTGGTGGAGGTGGATGTCACCATGGCTGGTCCCCATTACTTGGGGGCTGAAATCGCCTAG